Genomic segment of Thiomonas sp. FB-Cd:
ACTGCCCGGCTCACGCTTTGCTGGTCGGTGACATCGCACACGAAGCCATGCGCGTTGGCTCCTTGCTCCCGCAATGCGCCAGCCGCGCTTTGCGCCACGGCGCCGTCCCGATCCAGAAGGGCCACGGCCGCGCCTTCGCGCACCAGCGTGCGCGCCGTGCGCAAGCCGATCCCTGCTCCGCCGCCCGTGATCACCACATGGCGTCCTGTCAATGTGCCTTGCATCGTTATCTCCTTTTGGTCTGTTGTGTTCAATGCCCGGTGTGACCATCCATCACACCGAGGAATACCCGCCATCCACCACCAGCGCGCTACCGTTGCAGTAGCTTGCCTCGGCGCTGGCCAGGAACGCCACGGCTGAGGCCACGTCGTCAACGTCGCCCACAGCCCCCTGCGGAATGCGCGCCACGACTTGCGCCAACAGCTCGGGTTGCTGCAACCTCCAGTGCGTCATCGGCGTATCGATCATCCCGGGGCAAACGGCGTTGCAGCGAATTCCCAACGCCGCGTAGTCCACGGCCAGCGAACGCGTGAGCATGACCGCGGCGCCCTTCGTGACGGAATAGGCCGCTCGCGCCGGAAAGGCCACGAGTCCTGCAACCGAGGCGATGTTCACGATCGCCCCCGCACCCTGGGCGATCATGACCGGAAGGCACTGGCGGCACATCAGAAACATGCCCCGCACGTTCACCCCCCACACGTGGTCGAAGTCCGCAACCGATGTCTCGTGCAGACGCAGCGCCTGCGGCCCGCCGGTGATGCCTGCGTTGTTGACCAGAACGTCGATTCTTCCGTGGACTTGCATCACCTGGTCGACAGCGGCCGCCACCGCGGCGGGCTCGGCCACGTCAGCCTGCACCGGACGCACTCGCATGTCGGCAGGGGCCCAGGACCGCAGCTGCGCGGCCTGCAGCGCAGGCCCATCGACATCCAGCGCAAACACCGTGTCGCCATCCTTCAAGAAGCGGTTGACGATGGCATGCCCGATGCCGGATGCGGCACCGGTGACGATGACCACGCGGCTCATAGGTTTTTCAGCGTGCGCTGTCCAGCGCGCAGCCGTGCCAGTTGGATGAAGTGGGTCGGGTTCAGAAACAGCTCATCGAGATCGCCCAACTGGTCGATGGTCAGCCCCTGCTTCATCAAGTGGCTGAGGTACTGAAAGGCATCCTTGGCGCCGTAGCCCACGTGATGCGCACCCACGACGCGACGCGTGGCCTCGTCGATGATGATCTTTTGAAATCCCGACATCTTGGGCTCGAGAAACGCATACAGCATGGTGCGATCGCTGGCCGGTAGCGCCACGTTGAGGCCGTCTGGCGTGTCGGGTGGCATCTTGATGGTGATGATGTTCTTGTAACGCGCCTTGGCCTCCTCCTCGCTCAAGCCCGCCCAGCTCACTTCGTAGTGGGTATGCAGAAAATCAGGCCAGTCCTCGGGCTTGTAGGACACGTCCTCACCCATGATGCAGCGCGCCGCGTACGTCCCGCTTTTGCGCGCCTTGAACATCTCCATGGGGCTGCCAATGAGGTCGCCGATGGCATACACGTTCGGCACGGAAGTTCGCAGCTTGTGGTTGACGATGATTTCGTTTTTCGCGCCGAGCTTTACGCCGAGCACCTTGGCGGGCATTTCCGAGTTCGGGATTTCCCCAAGTCCGGCGAACACGAAATCCGTCGCCACCCTCTCGACGCCCTGGGGCGTCCGGATGAAGGCGGCGCAGACGCGCCCTTGGGCATCGGATTCGAGGCGTTCGATCTGCGAGCCCTCCCAGATCTCCATGCCCTGGTCCGTCATCCGGTCAATCGCGTATTGCCGGGTCTCCTGGTCCGCAACCAGTTTGAGAAGCTGGCTGCGCACGACCATGATGGTGCGTCGCCCGGTTGCATTGAAGAAGCAGCCGTATTCCACCGCGGTCTTGGAGCCGCCGACCACCACCACAGTATTGCCGGGTTCGTAGTCGAGCGTCTCCACGAGATTGACGTAGTTGTAGACACCCTTGAGATCAGCCCCGTCGCATGCCAAGGGCTGGGGTCTGGCTCCCAGGCCAAGAACAAGATTCTTGGCACGGAAGCGGCGCCCGGCCACCTCCACGGTATGCGAATCCAGGATGGTTCCCTCAGCGTTGAGCACGTACTCCAGATCGAGCTGCTCCTTGCTTTGGTAATTCATGATCGCGTGCGGACCAACGCGGCCCTTGCGGAAGATGTCGATGAGCTCCTTGATGGGCGCTCGCACTCCCGTCATGTCCTGGAACCACAGCTTGCCCGACATCGTGCGCTCGAGCATGAGCTGTGCCGCGCATTCGGAAAGCAAATGGTGCGGGACGCACGCATTGTGGGGACAGGATCCCCCAAGAAAGGGCCATTTCTCGATGATGAGCTGACGCCCTCCCATGGCGCGCAGATAGGCGGAACCAAATCGGCCGCCTGCGCCACCGCCCAGAAAGATGGCGTCGTACTCACGGTCGTCGTCTTCATTCACGTTGAAGAGCGCGCCGTGGGCTCGCCCCTCAATCAAGTCATCGATGCGCTTTCCCCAAGCGCTGATCGTGTCATGCTCGTGACGGATATCTGTCATGGTTGGATTCCTTGCGCGCACGCGCGCAGACTGCGATGAGATTTAAAAGCTGCAGCAAGGGCACGTGCTGCGGTATGTCCCCGAGCCGTCCCACGGATGGCCATGCGTGATGGGCATTGCTTTTGGCATGACCGCCTGGCTGGCGCACTGCGAGCACACCCAGACATCGGGCGGCTTGGTGCCAGCCATGACCAGACTCAGGAACTGGTGCCCACAGTCTGGGCACTCGAGCGCGAGAACGGGCATGGCACTGTCTCCTTGGGGCTGCATTGCGAGCGGGGAGCGCCCCCTTCGGATGACGCTCCGATGGATGTGCCGGCCCTAGGCCGCTTTTTTCTGCGCGGCCAGCTCGTTGCGCACGAGCTGCGTTCCCGCCACCAGCGCATGCAGCTTGTCCTTGGCGATGTAGCGCTGCAAAAGAATGAGCCCGCAGTCGGTTGTGACGCCCAGGCGATCGGCCGGCACGTACTCCAGCAGCTTGCGGATGCGCGAGGCCACCTCTTCCGCGGTTTCGGTGATCGTGCTTTTGACGTCGATGACGCCGGCCCAGAAATCCACGTTGGGTGGAAGTGGATGCTTTTTGATCACGTCCAAGCCGGACAGATCGTCGGCGCGCCGCCCACAGTTCTCCAGATTGAGGACATTGATGTGTGCCTCGTAGGCCT
This window contains:
- a CDS encoding SDR family NAD(P)-dependent oxidoreductase; the encoded protein is MSRVVIVTGAASGIGHAIVNRFLKDGDTVFALDVDGPALQAAQLRSWAPADMRVRPVQADVAEPAAVAAAVDQVMQVHGRIDVLVNNAGITGGPQALRLHETSVADFDHVWGVNVRGMFLMCRQCLPVMIAQGAGAIVNIASVAGLVAFPARAAYSVTKGAAVMLTRSLAVDYAALGIRCNAVCPGMIDTPMTHWRLQQPELLAQVVARIPQGAVGDVDDVASAVAFLASAEASYCNGSALVVDGGYSSV
- a CDS encoding FAD-dependent oxidoreductase; amino-acid sequence: MTDIRHEHDTISAWGKRIDDLIEGRAHGALFNVNEDDDREYDAIFLGGGAGGRFGSAYLRAMGGRQLIIEKWPFLGGSCPHNACVPHHLLSECAAQLMLERTMSGKLWFQDMTGVRAPIKELIDIFRKGRVGPHAIMNYQSKEQLDLEYVLNAEGTILDSHTVEVAGRRFRAKNLVLGLGARPQPLACDGADLKGVYNYVNLVETLDYEPGNTVVVVGGSKTAVEYGCFFNATGRRTIMVVRSQLLKLVADQETRQYAIDRMTDQGMEIWEGSQIERLESDAQGRVCAAFIRTPQGVERVATDFVFAGLGEIPNSEMPAKVLGVKLGAKNEIIVNHKLRTSVPNVYAIGDLIGSPMEMFKARKSGTYAARCIMGEDVSYKPEDWPDFLHTHYEVSWAGLSEEEAKARYKNIITIKMPPDTPDGLNVALPASDRTMLYAFLEPKMSGFQKIIIDEATRRVVGAHHVGYGAKDAFQYLSHLMKQGLTIDQLGDLDELFLNPTHFIQLARLRAGQRTLKNL